In the Anaerolineae bacterium genome, one interval contains:
- a CDS encoding tRNA nucleotidyl transferase → MIVILTHENTDFDAIAAQLGAWKLHPNALPVVPRHPNRNVRDFLTLYWDELPF, encoded by the coding sequence ATGATCGTTATCCTGACCCACGAAAACACCGATTTTGATGCCATCGCCGCCCAGCTCGGGGCGTGGAAACTGCATCCCAACGCCCTGCCCGTTGTGCCGCGCCATCCGAACCGCAATGTGCGCGACTTCCTGACCCTTTATTGGGATGAACTGCCCTTT